From the genome of Chloroflexota bacterium, one region includes:
- a CDS encoding co-chaperone GroES produces the protein MKLRPLGDRLVVEPIEQEERTASGIILPETAKEKPQQGKVLAVGPGRRDNDGNRIPMDVKEGDQVLYAKYAGTEVKIGDQKVLILRESDVLAIVEG, from the coding sequence ATGAAGCTGCGACCACTCGGTGATCGCCTCGTCGTGGAGCCGATCGAGCAGGAGGAACGGACAGCCAGCGGTATCATCTTGCCGGAGACGGCTAAGGAGAAGCCGCAGCAGGGCAAGGTGTTGGCGGTCGGCCCCGGACGCCGTGACAACGACGGGAATCGCATCCCCATGGACGTGAAGGAGGGCGACCAGGTCCTCTACGCCAAGTACGCGGGCACTGAGGTCAAGATCGGCGATCAGAAGGTGCTGATTCTCAGAGAGTCCGACGTCCTAGCCATTGTCGAGGGATAA